The following proteins are encoded in a genomic region of Bacteroidota bacterium:
- the rpsA gene encoding 30S ribosomal protein S1, which translates to MAVVKEKGTYKDIEPNIQFEQVDWTTIGKKQDAYAASDKQRFEELYSKTISNIQEHEVVEGTIIAKNDKEVLVRIGYKSDGVILMSEFRYNPNLSVGDKVEVYIDKQEDKDGQLVLSHKKARIVKGWDRMNAALASQEIVQGFIKCRTKGGLIADVYGIECFLPGSQIDMKPVRDYDQYVNKIMELKVVKINQEFRNVVVSHKALIEAEIEEQKKVIISKMEKGQVLEGTVKNITSYGVFIDLGGVDGLIHITDLTWERINHPDEIVKLDDKINVVILDFDHDKRRISLGLKQLKPHPWDKLETEIKLGDKLKGKVRAIEDYGAFVEVMPGVEGLIHVSEISWSQHLRSAGDFLKVGDEIEAVVVMLDKETRKMSLSIKQMTPDPWSTILTKYSKGEKVSAVAKNITNFGIFVELEPGIDGLIHVSDLSWSRKFKHPSEFAKLGDKIDTVILEVDAENRRISLGVKQLEENPWDAFESVFKIDSVHKGTITSMTDKGAVVALPYGIEGYAPKKHLYKADGTVAKTEEQLDFKILEFNKEGRKIIVSHTRTHQAATEEQQKTERKDEKESVKKVQESVSKATLGDLDEMAKLKKETEKE; encoded by the coding sequence ATGGCTGTAGTAAAAGAAAAAGGCACCTATAAAGATATAGAGCCAAACATCCAGTTCGAACAAGTTGACTGGACCACCATCGGAAAAAAACAAGACGCTTACGCGGCTTCCGACAAACAACGTTTCGAAGAACTTTATTCAAAAACAATTTCCAACATCCAGGAACACGAGGTGGTGGAAGGAACCATTATCGCCAAGAACGATAAAGAAGTGCTCGTGCGCATTGGCTACAAATCGGATGGCGTTATTCTCATGAGCGAATTCCGCTACAATCCCAATCTCTCGGTTGGCGATAAAGTGGAAGTGTACATTGACAAGCAGGAAGACAAAGACGGGCAACTCGTGCTCTCTCACAAAAAAGCGCGCATCGTAAAAGGATGGGACCGGATGAATGCCGCGCTTGCTTCGCAGGAAATTGTTCAGGGCTTTATCAAATGCAGAACCAAAGGCGGATTGATTGCCGATGTTTACGGAATTGAATGTTTCCTTCCCGGCTCGCAGATAGATATGAAACCCGTTCGCGATTACGACCAGTACGTAAATAAAATTATGGAACTGAAAGTGGTTAAAATAAACCAGGAGTTCCGCAACGTGGTGGTTTCGCACAAGGCGCTCATCGAAGCCGAAATTGAAGAGCAGAAAAAAGTCATCATCTCCAAAATGGAGAAAGGGCAAGTGCTCGAAGGCACGGTGAAGAACATCACTTCTTACGGTGTGTTCATTGACCTTGGCGGTGTGGACGGATTGATTCACATCACCGATTTGACATGGGAAAGAATCAATCACCCGGATGAAATTGTGAAACTCGATGATAAAATCAATGTGGTGATTCTCGATTTCGATCACGACAAGCGCAGAATTTCTCTCGGCTTGAAACAACTGAAACCGCATCCGTGGGATAAACTCGAAACCGAAATCAAACTCGGAGATAAACTGAAAGGAAAAGTGCGCGCCATTGAAGATTACGGTGCGTTCGTGGAAGTGATGCCGGGCGTGGAAGGATTGATTCACGTATCTGAAATTTCCTGGTCGCAGCATCTTCGCTCTGCAGGAGATTTTCTGAAAGTGGGCGATGAAATTGAAGCCGTGGTTGTAATGCTCGACAAAGAAACGCGCAAAATGTCTCTCAGCATAAAACAAATGACTCCCGACCCGTGGAGCACCATTCTTACTAAATATTCCAAAGGAGAAAAAGTTTCTGCTGTTGCAAAGAACATCACCAACTTCGGAATTTTTGTGGAACTTGAACCGGGAATTGACGGCTTGATTCACGTTTCCGATTTATCGTGGAGCAGAAAATTCAAACATCCTTCTGAATTTGCAAAACTCGGTGATAAAATAGACACTGTTATTCTGGAAGTGGACGCGGAGAACCGCAGAATTTCTCTCGGAGTAAAACAACTCGAAGAAAATCCGTGGGACGCATTCGAATCGGTTTTCAAAATTGATTCAGTTCACAAAGGAACCATCACAAGCATGACCGACAAAGGCGCAGTGGTTGCCCTTCCCTATGGAATTGAAGGGTACGCTCCTAAAAAACATTTGTACAAAGCAGACGGAACCGTAGCGAAAACAGAGGAGCAACTCGATTTCAAAATTCTGGAGTTCAATAAAGAAGGGCGCAAGATTATTGTCTCGCACACGCGCACTCATCAGGCAGCCACCGAAGAACAGCAAAAAACAGAGCGCAAAGATGAAAAAGAATCGGTGAAAAAAGTTCAGGAATCAGTTTCCAAAGCAACGCTGGGCGATTTGGACGAAATGGCGAAGTTGAAAAAAGAAACAGAGAAGGAATAA
- a CDS encoding T9SS type A sorting domain-containing protein — protein MKIKLLFIFYGFFCYAANAQAPIWDWAKRAGGTDVDEGLSCSTDASGNIIATGYFVSSSITFGATTLTNAGNGSDMFIVKYAPNGNVLWAKSAGGTNNDEGLSCSTDASGNIIATGYFGSSSITFGTTTLINDTTSGVPDMFIVKYDSSGNVLWAKSAGGTSDDEGLGCSTDASGNIIVTGRFLSSSMTLGTTVLTSTGNGDMFIVKYDSSGNVLWAKSGPGPDQSAGVSCSTDANGNIIATGYFFGSIITFGVITLINSNYKTDDMFIVKYDSSGNVLWAKRSGGMATEMGLSCSTDASGNIFAAGYFQSQADTFGTTILTNSGYPYKDIFLVKYDSSGNVLWAKSAAGTDDDEGLGCSTDANGNIIATGFFYSSTITFGTTTLINGTLSGYDDMFIVKYDSSGNVLWAKSAGWTGNDESYSCSIDTSGNIFATGYFQSSSLTFGTTTLTNAGNGDMFIVKLGSVAGIEENNFSNDMNIYPNPSTGIFSVSGLRSAVSSLDIYNVMGEKIYSSTVNSKLETVNLSAAPKVQASGIYFLRIGTSEGIISKKIIIARPLAKFIFKARFLFLLLL, from the coding sequence ATGAAAATAAAACTACTTTTTATTTTTTATGGTTTCTTCTGCTATGCTGCTAACGCGCAAGCGCCAATTTGGGATTGGGCAAAACGCGCGGGTGGAACTGATGTGGATGAGGGTTTGAGTTGCTCTACCGATGCAAGCGGGAATATCATTGCAACAGGTTATTTTGTGAGTTCTTCTATCACCTTTGGAGCAACTACTTTAACCAATGCAGGAAATGGTAGTGATATGTTTATTGTGAAATATGCTCCCAACGGAAATGTGCTCTGGGCAAAAAGCGCGGGAGGAACAAATAATGATGAGGGATTGAGTTGCTCTACCGATGCAAGCGGGAATATCATCGCAACAGGTTATTTTGGGAGTTCTTCGATTACCTTCGGAACAACAACTTTAATCAATGATACTACTTCTGGTGTACCTGATATGTTTATTGTGAAATATGACTCCAGCGGAAATGTCCTTTGGGCGAAAAGCGCGGGAGGAACTTCTGATGATGAGGGTCTGGGTTGCTCTACCGATGCAAGCGGGAATATCATCGTAACAGGTAGATTTTTGAGTTCTTCAATGACCTTAGGAACAACTGTTTTAACCAGTACAGGAAATGGCGATATGTTTATTGTGAAATATGACTCCAGCGGAAATGTCCTTTGGGCAAAAAGCGGGCCAGGACCCGATCAATCTGCGGGCGTGAGTTGTTCCACCGATGCAAACGGGAATATCATCGCAACAGGTTATTTTTTCGGTTCCATCATCACCTTCGGAGTAATTACTTTAATCAATTCAAACTATAAGACAGATGATATGTTTATTGTGAAATATGACTCCAGCGGAAATGTACTTTGGGCAAAAAGATCAGGAGGAATGGCTACCGAAATGGGTTTGAGTTGCTCCACCGATGCAAGCGGAAATATATTCGCAGCAGGTTATTTTCAGAGCCAAGCCGACACCTTCGGAACTACAATTTTAACAAACTCAGGGTATCCTTATAAAGATATATTTTTAGTAAAGTATGATTCTTCCGGCAATGTCCTTTGGGCAAAAAGCGCGGCAGGAACTGATGATGATGAGGGTTTGGGTTGCTCTACCGATGCCAACGGCAATATCATTGCAACAGGTTTTTTTTATAGTTCTACAATCACCTTCGGAACAACTACTTTAATCAATGGAACACTCAGTGGCTATGATGATATGTTTATTGTGAAATATGACTCCAGCGGAAATGTGCTCTGGGCTAAAAGCGCGGGGTGGACTGGTAATGATGAGAGTTATAGTTGCTCTATAGATACAAGCGGGAATATATTCGCAACAGGTTATTTTCAGAGTTCTTCCCTTACGTTCGGGACAACTACTTTAACCAATGCAGGAAATGGCGATATGTTTATTGTGAAACTTGGCAGCGTAGCAGGTATTGAAGAAAATAATTTTTCAAATGATATGAATATTTATCCCAACCCCTCCACCGGCATCTTTTCAGTTTCGGGTTTACGGTCTGCGGTTTCTAGTTTAGACATATATAATGTAATGGGAGAAAAAATATATTCATCAACCGTAAACAGTAAACTCGAAACCGTAAACCTGAGCGCAGCACCAAAGGTGCAAGCGAGCGGAATTTATTTTCTGCGTATCGGCACAAGCGAAGGAATCATTTCAAAGAAAATAATTATTGCAAGACCACTTGCTAAATTTATTTTCAAAGCCCGTTTTTTATTTCTACTTTTGTTGTAA
- a CDS encoding T9SS type A sorting domain-containing protein: MKTFILTLCCFLATIFVTTATFAGNNGNEKGAAKKSSASVPYKMIATNAVAITPTDCCVQACPKGATCPISIPCNGSHVLGQSCIDMSCSAGVDCPTSWSWSPSTFLSSTTVQQPTAHRCGGQQNTTITYTCTASGSTCNTASSTIQVTYQGSTSCQCGGSPPRFSEQGNDNVEVVSNAGTVTVNFKSAEDNTMIEIYDMNGNLIKKESAAGKTNVKIDLGSQVKGMYFVKVLHGNTQMVSKQINIK, from the coding sequence ATGAAAACATTTATTCTCACATTATGTTGCTTCTTAGCAACCATTTTCGTTACTACTGCAACTTTTGCAGGAAATAACGGCAATGAAAAAGGAGCGGCAAAAAAATCTTCCGCTTCTGTGCCTTATAAAATGATTGCAACCAATGCAGTTGCAATTACGCCCACTGATTGCTGCGTACAGGCATGTCCTAAGGGTGCAACATGTCCTATTTCTATACCTTGTAATGGAAGCCATGTTCTTGGACAATCATGTATTGATATGAGCTGTTCTGCTGGCGTTGATTGCCCTACTTCATGGAGTTGGTCGCCTTCCACTTTTTTAAGTTCCACCACAGTTCAACAGCCCACCGCTCACAGATGCGGAGGACAGCAGAATACAACAATTACCTATACCTGCACGGCTTCTGGTTCTACTTGCAATACAGCAAGCAGCACGATTCAGGTAACTTATCAGGGAAGCACCAGTTGCCAATGCGGAGGCAGCCCTCCCCGGTTTTCTGAACAGGGAAATGACAATGTGGAAGTAGTGTCAAATGCGGGAACGGTTACCGTTAATTTCAAAAGCGCAGAAGACAACACCATGATTGAGATTTATGACATGAATGGAAATCTTATCAAGAAGGAATCGGCTGCCGGAAAAACAAATGTTAAGATTGATTTGGGAAGCCAGGTGAAAGGCATGTACTTTGTAAAAGTGCTGCATGGCAATACGCAAATGGTAAGCAAGCAAATCAATATTAAATAA
- the plsY gene encoding glycerol-3-phosphate 1-O-acyltransferase PlsY — MQIPLHSFILLTAYLLGSIPSAVWIGKFFYGVDVRQHGSGNAGATNTFRVLGKRAGVPVLFFDVLKGWLAVKVSYFVADMLGREEFLSLELTLGAAAIIGHIFPVFASFKGGKGVAALLGVTLAIHPLSAVVGIGVFFLIFLTTHFVSLSSILAGMSFPVSLMILFPVSSSALILFSLFTPAILLVTHQKNIERLLRREESKVYLFKKKKEPEAVEE, encoded by the coding sequence ATGCAGATACCATTGCATAGTTTCATTCTGCTCACCGCTTATTTACTCGGCTCCATTCCTTCGGCAGTATGGATAGGAAAATTCTTTTATGGCGTTGATGTGCGCCAGCACGGAAGCGGAAACGCAGGCGCCACCAACACTTTTCGCGTGCTGGGAAAAAGAGCGGGCGTGCCCGTTTTGTTTTTCGATGTGCTGAAAGGATGGCTTGCCGTGAAGGTGAGTTATTTTGTTGCCGACATGCTGGGCAGAGAAGAGTTTCTCAGTTTGGAACTCACGCTGGGCGCTGCGGCAATCATCGGGCATATTTTCCCGGTGTTTGCAAGTTTCAAAGGCGGAAAAGGCGTGGCGGCTTTGCTCGGAGTTACGCTTGCCATTCATCCGCTGAGCGCGGTGGTGGGAATCGGAGTTTTCTTTTTAATTTTTCTCACCACGCATTTTGTGTCGCTCAGTTCCATTCTTGCCGGCATGAGTTTCCCTGTTTCGCTCATGATTTTATTTCCGGTTTCTTCTTCTGCGCTCATTTTATTTTCCCTTTTTACTCCCGCCATTCTTTTAGTTACTCACCAGAAAAATATTGAACGCCTGCTCAGGCGCGAAGAATCAAAGGTGTATCTTTTCAAAAAGAAGAAGGAACCTGAAGCAGTGGAAGAATAA
- a CDS encoding T9SS type A sorting domain-containing protein: MKRTFYTIAFLFCIFFSQKKMIAQNIFDRLDFYDTAVSPIAGIDFASLCKTSDGNLASVIYVFHTNPKRYVLSFIKFTPQGKSVWHINFKDSLTSTNPPHPNPNHSYSSPVHITELKDSSFIFVTNAGATELNMPNGKDFIIKTDKKGNFQWMKYFAFDSLLSSANQTLINGIIATNDNGFILFGQYNTIYFYFSMKIDAAGNIVWLKKMNSSGFTLTGTIIPTYDGGYMLSGSYGGAAPVPALLKVDSLGNPVFLKYYSIITCSSCWVSHIMAEVPGNGFIFSGLTDYLGFKTPYLLRVDSTGTILWHKVYNVTGNTTDMDVYCVGANKSRELITIGRTIDASNTWHLFYFVTDNAGAVKWARTDQQIYALPHFIIPFGNDFIYGAENQAPGGIARLDSSFNGFCNYTSVSMSAVSPLAIQNSYTLSTAANPATHIIPWPFNFQFDTILADTILCPYIPVAVAEENNKDDFSIYPNPSTGSFTIAGNKEIREIEVYSVLGEKIYSSTVNSKLETVNLSAAPKVQASGIYFLRIGTSEGIISKKIIIAR, from the coding sequence ATGAAAAGAACTTTTTATACAATTGCGTTTTTGTTTTGCATTTTCTTTTCACAGAAAAAAATGATTGCCCAGAATATTTTTGACAGATTGGATTTTTATGACACTGCTGTTTCGCCTATTGCCGGGATTGATTTTGCATCTCTTTGCAAAACATCGGATGGCAATCTTGCTTCAGTAATATATGTATTCCATACTAATCCCAAGCGGTATGTTTTATCATTTATAAAATTTACACCGCAGGGAAAATCAGTTTGGCATATAAATTTTAAGGATAGTTTAACAAGTACTAATCCTCCACATCCTAATCCAAACCACAGTTACAGTTCTCCGGTTCATATTACGGAGTTAAAAGACAGCAGTTTTATTTTTGTTACGAATGCTGGCGCCACAGAATTAAACATGCCTAACGGAAAAGATTTTATTATTAAAACGGATAAGAAAGGAAACTTTCAATGGATGAAATATTTTGCGTTTGATTCATTGCTTTCTTCCGCAAATCAAACTTTAATAAATGGCATCATAGCCACCAATGATAACGGGTTTATTTTATTCGGACAGTATAACACAATTTATTTTTATTTCTCCATGAAAATTGATGCGGCAGGGAATATTGTTTGGTTAAAGAAAATGAACAGCAGTGGTTTCACATTAACGGGAACTATTATTCCAACCTACGATGGCGGCTATATGTTATCGGGTTCTTACGGTGGCGCTGCTCCTGTGCCTGCGCTTCTGAAGGTTGATTCATTGGGCAATCCTGTTTTTCTTAAATACTATAGCATTATAACCTGCTCCTCTTGCTGGGTCAGCCATATAATGGCAGAAGTGCCCGGCAACGGATTTATATTTTCGGGCTTAACGGATTATCTTGGTTTTAAAACTCCTTATCTTCTCAGAGTTGATTCAACCGGAACTATTCTCTGGCACAAGGTATATAATGTTACGGGAAATACAACAGACATGGACGTTTATTGTGTTGGCGCGAATAAAAGCAGGGAACTTATTACGATAGGGCGAACTATAGACGCATCAAATACGTGGCATCTGTTTTATTTTGTTACCGACAATGCAGGCGCTGTTAAATGGGCGAGAACCGACCAGCAGATTTACGCTCTCCCTCATTTTATAATTCCGTTCGGCAATGATTTTATTTATGGAGCAGAGAATCAAGCTCCGGGTGGAATTGCGCGTTTGGATAGTTCCTTTAACGGCTTCTGCAATTACACAAGCGTTTCCATGAGCGCTGTTTCTCCGCTTGCAATTCAAAACTCTTATACCCTCAGCACGGCTGCTAATCCTGCAACCCATATAATTCCTTGGCCTTTCAATTTTCAGTTTGATACAATCTTAGCAGATACTATATTGTGTCCCTATATTCCTGTTGCAGTTGCTGAAGAAAATAATAAAGATGATTTTTCCATTTACCCCAACCCCAGCACAGGCAGTTTCACCATTGCAGGAAATAAGGAAATAAGGGAAATAGAGGTTTACAGCGTCCTCGGAGAGAAAATATATTCATCAACCGTAAACAGTAAACTCGAAACCGTAAACCTGAGCGCAGCACCAAAGGTGCAAGCGAGCGGAATTTATTTTCTGCGTATCGGCACAAGCGAAGGAATCATTTCAAAGAAAATAATTATTGCAAGATAA
- a CDS encoding PD40 domain-containing protein: protein MKNISSLLSMHNFIFILKNIFIHLQKNKTMRTNHFLFLLLACAQLFFFTSCEKDPIPCFTMSATTIKVGETLVVSDCSQRAKHQWFDKATPFNYTWDFGDGTTASGLQAGHTYSAPGVFTVMLTVEDKDKDKSATTSQSITVTRPSDISRSGKFIAFTSDKAGGGIYDIWLAQVNSDGSLATSGLMYPQNPYNLTTPYIVNSINKQSNWSADGKMLLFSSAKNLSGSDENIYAFFFNSDGSQVSATPSNIITQANAWDENPFFSPDGSKIIFDRRVDTDGDGIITTADERDIMMAYIHSGGNSITVDSVVNVTKTSNIDEANAKWSPIISVQRIAYERPPTPTANDHDIYVCDPFNYSSTNTDWNNPGSSGYPAWSPDCSFMVFETNSGNGGFWKIVRNTYPSQSGASDIAKNSGQDYRYPTVLPNGTLAAYIQQTTSTKGNIFIVSVNGGTSTALLPSSWNNYDNEWPAW from the coding sequence ATGAAAAATATATCATCGCTGCTGTCTATGCATAATTTCATTTTCATCCTTAAAAACATTTTTATACATTTGCAAAAAAATAAAACCATGAGAACAAATCATTTTCTTTTCCTTCTTCTTGCCTGCGCGCAACTTTTCTTTTTCACCTCCTGCGAAAAAGACCCCATTCCCTGCTTCACCATGAGCGCAACCACTATCAAGGTGGGCGAAACCCTGGTTGTAAGCGATTGTTCCCAGCGGGCAAAACATCAGTGGTTCGATAAAGCCACACCGTTTAATTATACCTGGGATTTTGGAGACGGCACCACTGCAAGCGGATTGCAGGCAGGTCATACTTATTCCGCTCCGGGAGTATTTACTGTAATGCTTACGGTGGAAGATAAAGACAAAGATAAATCCGCCACCACTTCGCAAAGCATTACCGTTACGCGCCCTTCCGATATATCGCGCAGCGGAAAATTTATTGCCTTTACTTCCGACAAAGCTGGGGGTGGGATATATGATATTTGGCTTGCTCAAGTAAATTCAGATGGCTCTCTTGCAACATCGGGGTTAATGTATCCACAGAATCCATATAACCTCACTACTCCTTATATTGTCAATTCAATAAATAAGCAGTCCAACTGGTCGGCTGACGGAAAAATGCTTTTGTTTTCTTCTGCAAAAAATTTGTCGGGCAGCGATGAAAATATTTATGCTTTCTTTTTCAACAGCGATGGTTCGCAGGTATCAGCCACTCCCTCCAACATAATTACACAGGCAAACGCATGGGATGAAAACCCTTTCTTCTCTCCCGATGGAAGCAAAATTATTTTTGACCGCAGAGTGGATACGGACGGAGACGGCATCATCACCACTGCCGATGAGCGCGATATTATGATGGCGTATATTCACAGCGGAGGAAATTCCATTACAGTGGACAGCGTGGTGAATGTTACCAAGACATCTAACATTGACGAAGCAAATGCAAAATGGTCGCCCATCATTTCAGTACAGCGCATTGCATACGAGCGCCCGCCCACTCCTACCGCAAACGACCATGATATTTATGTTTGCGACCCGTTTAACTATTCAAGCACCAACACCGATTGGAATAATCCCGGAAGTTCGGGCTATCCTGCATGGTCGCCCGATTGCAGTTTCATGGTGTTTGAAACCAACAGCGGCAATGGCGGCTTCTGGAAAATAGTGCGCAACACATATCCGTCTCAATCGGGAGCATCTGACATTGCGAAAAACTCCGGGCAGGATTACCGCTATCCCACTGTTCTGCCCAACGGAACGTTAGCGGCATACATTCAGCAAACAACTTCCACGAAAGGAAATATTTTTATTGTTTCTGTAAACGGAGGAACTTCCACCGCACTTCTTCCTTCTTCGTGGAACAATTATGATAATGAGTGGCCCGCGTGGTAA